A single Ctenopharyngodon idella isolate HZGC_01 chromosome 22, HZGC01, whole genome shotgun sequence DNA region contains:
- the cntrob gene encoding centrobin isoform X1, translating into MTCFRFWRDLKRGKQRETHEREMSVSRAAAADDDDAPPLHHSSLPALTRSWPSSPLSALSSSRQVTARLYSSLQHSREQEVKGHAARQVSFALSSPDLTAVRVTAATPPLLSHRLEDCSLDSASTRDVIGSGEEGVESEVDELSGEMDLHLQNSLSKSTQLSSGRRHIEEMESVRTHLQSILRPTQTAADRHDFLTPASQHFLDDSHESDATSHLLSAVCLGGVEELFPRYSRLHVDSSGAASELQVLRESLQRERERRKVCEQQVASLHSKVLQFQQQLTLAVAADRKKDIMIEQLDKTLVKVVEGWKRHDQEQNEEMKRLQEEKEMAERTHNKHRQALSRVEQNLSQAEETLNEEQKHNQELQKTNKQLEQQVSDLRVRVEDLQQEEQKLRRDGDRGREQLHKLQTESHNTRTQLQQHIQELQQQLQELQQQLHTHTDQVKQEVAAREEAESRTQQLQEELETCRRERDAQRVERAMEQTRFEAQKSQMEAEFRLSLEQQLTERLTAVQEENAAHNTQLRQQHRKQLLDLSARHEREQAAQLDLFRTQLQERDDKLQHLTHSYQHKLTEMQEELLSMAASKRKLETQREELVSRLQGMMRSHWAEALRLLTNQEQMESVLSPVHRWETAKSSSSPPKSDTRMSAAPQAVVLHLSREKERGMRAEEPETRSHRETSSNTEFSTSFCPLEPQLDHTDLTALSDCSGLWVRPVFAGDETMKDRKEETRETQTNLNLKQILNHSQCEPKQKLSHTPTDTWTNHSSAAESGLDKGGASGRLYCTDAEKAPPTRDEAPPGRTRVSSLNEDRQSELQYYVSKLLERSPGDPVDEPIREQRCAESADKLRHMSELRSNLEQKPDQHDKQEARVSSRVVQSRRSAGRRGGSHRVWR; encoded by the exons gcAGGTGTCGTTCGCTCTGTCTTCTCCTGACCTCACTGCTGTCAGGGTGACCGCAGCCACGCCCCCTCTCCTCTCTCATAGGCTGGAGGACTGCAGTCTGGACTCCGCCTCCACCCGGGATGTGATTGGCTCAGGAGAGGAGGGGGTGGAGTCAGAGGTGGATGAACTGTCTGGAGAGATGGACCTTCATCTGCAGAACAGCCTGAGCAAATCAACACAGCTGTCG aGCGGCAGGAGGCACATAGAGGAGATGGAGAGTGTGAGGACACACTTACAGTCCATACTGAGACCAACACAGACCGCTGCGGACAGACACG ATTTTCTGACCCCTGCATCGCAGCACTTCCTGGATGATTCACACGAGAGTGACGCCACGTCACACCTGCTCAG tgctGTCTGTCTGGGCGGTGTGGAGGAGCTGTTCCCGCGGTATTCCCGTCTTCACGTGGACTCGAGCGGCGCGGCTTCAGAGCTGCAGGTGTTGAGGGAGAGTCTgcagagagagcgagagcgcCGCAAG gtgtgtGAGCAGCAGGTGGCGTCTCTCCACAGTAAAGTTCTTCAGTTTCAGCAGCAGTTAACGCTCGCTGTGGCCGCCGACCGCAAGAAAGACATCATGATTGAACAACTCGacaag ACGCTGGTGAAGGTGGTCGAGGGCTGGAAGAGACACGATCAGGAGCAAAACGAGGAGATGAAACGCCTGCAGGAGGAGAAggagatggcagagagaacacacaacaaacacagacag gcTCTGTCTCGTGTCGAGCAGAATCTCTCTCAGGCAGAAGAAACTCTAAACGAGGAGCAGAAACACAACCAGGAGCTGCAGAAGACCAACAAACAACTG GAGCAGCAGGTGTCTGATCTGCGGGTGCGTGTGGAGGATCTCCAGCAGGAGGAGCAGAAGCTGCGCAGAGATGGAGACAGAGGCAGAGAGCAGCTCCACAAACTCCAGACGGAGTCACACAACACCCGCACACAACTACAGCAACACATACAGGAACTACAGCAACAACTGCAGGAACTACAGCAgcagctgcacacacacacg GATCAGGTGAAACAGGAAGTGGCTGCACGTGAGGAGGCTGAGAGCAGGACGCAGCAGCTACAGGAAGAGCTGGAGACGtgtaggagagagagagacgcacAGAGAGTGGAGCGAGCCATGGAgcag acGCGGTTCGAGGCGCAGAAGTCTCAGATGGAGGCGGAGTTTCGTCTGTCGTTGGAGCAGCAGCTCACTGAGAGACTGACGGCTGTACAGGAAGAGAACGCGGCACACAACACACAACTACGACAACAACACAG gaAGCAGTTGTTGGATCTGAGTGCGCGGCACGAGCGAGAGCAGGCGGCTCAGCTGGATCTCTTCAGAACACAGTTACAGGAGAGAGACGACAAACTGCAGCATCTCACACACTCTTACCAACACAA acTGACAGAGATGCAGGAGGAGCTGCTTTCCATGGCAGCATCTAAAAGGAAGCTGGAGACGCAGAGGGAGGAGCTTGTGTCCCGCCTGCAGGGAATGATGCGCTCCCATTGGGCAGAGGCGTTAAGGCTGTTGACCAATCAGGAGCAG atggaGAGTGTTTTGTCGCCCGTCCATCGGTGGGAAACGGCCAAATCGTCCTCTTCTCCTCCTAAGAGTGACACACGCATGTCAG CAGCTCCGCAGGCCGTGGTTCTGCATCTGTCCCGAGAGAAGGAGCGAGGGATGAGAGCCGAGGAGCCGGAGACGAGATCTCACAGAGAGACGAGCTCAAACACTGAGTTCAGCACTTCATTCTGTCCTCTGGAGCCGCAGCTGGATCACACGGATCTGACTg cGCTCAGTGACTGCAGTGGATTGTGGGTCAGGCCTGTGTTCGCAGGGGATGAAACAATGAAAGACAGGAAGGAGGAGACGAGAGAAACGCAAACCAACCTGAACCTGAAGCAGATTCTGAATCACAGTCAATGTGAACCGAAGCAGAAGCTGAGCCACACCCCCACAGACACATGGACCAATCACAGCTCCGCTGCAGAGAGTGGGCTGGACAAGGGTGGAGCTTCTGGACGGTTGTACTGTACTGATGCAGAGAAGGCTCCGCCCACCAGAGATGAAGCTCCGCCCGGTAGGACTAGAGTTTCCTCTCTTAATGAAGACAGACAGAGTGAGCTGCAGTATTACGTGTCAAAg CTGCTGGAACGTTCCCCCGGTGACCCCGTGGACGAGCCAATCAGAGAGCAGCGGTGCGCCGAATCAGCTGACAAGCTGCGTCACATGAGCGAGCTGAGATCAAACCTGGAGCAGAAACCGGATCAGCACGACAAACAAGAG gcGCGCGTCTCGTCTCGTGTCGTTCAGAGCAGAAGATCCGCCGGCCGCAGAGGAGGATCTCACAGAGTCTGGAGATGA
- the cntrob gene encoding centrobin isoform X2, translated as MTCFRFWRDLKRGKQRETHEREMSVSRAAAADDDDAPPLHHSSLPALTRSWPSSPLSALSSSRQVTARLYSSLQHSREQEVKGHAARQVSFALSSPDLTAVRVTAATPPLLSHRLEDCSLDSASTRDVIGSGEEGVESEVDELSGEMDLHLQNSLSKSTQLSSGRRHIEEMESVRTHLQSILRPTQTAADRHDFLTPASQHFLDDSHESDATSHLLSAVCLGGVEELFPRYSRLHVDSSGAASELQVLRESLQRERERRKVCEQQVASLHSKVLQFQQQLTLAVAADRKKDIMIEQLDKTLVKVVEGWKRHDQEQNEEMKRLQEEKEMAERTHNKHRQALSRVEQNLSQAEETLNEEQKHNQELQKTNKQLEQQVSDLRVRVEDLQQEEQKLRRDGDRGREQLHKLQTESHNTRTQLQQHIQELQQQLQELQQQLHTHTDQVKQEVAAREEAESRTQQLQEELETCRRERDAQRVERAMEQTRFEAQKSQMEAEFRLSLEQQLTERLTAVQEENAAHNTQLRQQHRKQLLDLSARHEREQAAQLDLFRTQLQERDDKLQHLTHSYQHKLTEMQEELLSMAASKRKLETQREELVSRLQGMMRSHWAEALRLLTNQEQMESVLSPVHRWETAKSSSSPPKSDTRMSAPQAVVLHLSREKERGMRAEEPETRSHRETSSNTEFSTSFCPLEPQLDHTDLTALSDCSGLWVRPVFAGDETMKDRKEETRETQTNLNLKQILNHSQCEPKQKLSHTPTDTWTNHSSAAESGLDKGGASGRLYCTDAEKAPPTRDEAPPGRTRVSSLNEDRQSELQYYVSKLLERSPGDPVDEPIREQRCAESADKLRHMSELRSNLEQKPDQHDKQEARVSSRVVQSRRSAGRRGGSHRVWR; from the exons gcAGGTGTCGTTCGCTCTGTCTTCTCCTGACCTCACTGCTGTCAGGGTGACCGCAGCCACGCCCCCTCTCCTCTCTCATAGGCTGGAGGACTGCAGTCTGGACTCCGCCTCCACCCGGGATGTGATTGGCTCAGGAGAGGAGGGGGTGGAGTCAGAGGTGGATGAACTGTCTGGAGAGATGGACCTTCATCTGCAGAACAGCCTGAGCAAATCAACACAGCTGTCG aGCGGCAGGAGGCACATAGAGGAGATGGAGAGTGTGAGGACACACTTACAGTCCATACTGAGACCAACACAGACCGCTGCGGACAGACACG ATTTTCTGACCCCTGCATCGCAGCACTTCCTGGATGATTCACACGAGAGTGACGCCACGTCACACCTGCTCAG tgctGTCTGTCTGGGCGGTGTGGAGGAGCTGTTCCCGCGGTATTCCCGTCTTCACGTGGACTCGAGCGGCGCGGCTTCAGAGCTGCAGGTGTTGAGGGAGAGTCTgcagagagagcgagagcgcCGCAAG gtgtgtGAGCAGCAGGTGGCGTCTCTCCACAGTAAAGTTCTTCAGTTTCAGCAGCAGTTAACGCTCGCTGTGGCCGCCGACCGCAAGAAAGACATCATGATTGAACAACTCGacaag ACGCTGGTGAAGGTGGTCGAGGGCTGGAAGAGACACGATCAGGAGCAAAACGAGGAGATGAAACGCCTGCAGGAGGAGAAggagatggcagagagaacacacaacaaacacagacag gcTCTGTCTCGTGTCGAGCAGAATCTCTCTCAGGCAGAAGAAACTCTAAACGAGGAGCAGAAACACAACCAGGAGCTGCAGAAGACCAACAAACAACTG GAGCAGCAGGTGTCTGATCTGCGGGTGCGTGTGGAGGATCTCCAGCAGGAGGAGCAGAAGCTGCGCAGAGATGGAGACAGAGGCAGAGAGCAGCTCCACAAACTCCAGACGGAGTCACACAACACCCGCACACAACTACAGCAACACATACAGGAACTACAGCAACAACTGCAGGAACTACAGCAgcagctgcacacacacacg GATCAGGTGAAACAGGAAGTGGCTGCACGTGAGGAGGCTGAGAGCAGGACGCAGCAGCTACAGGAAGAGCTGGAGACGtgtaggagagagagagacgcacAGAGAGTGGAGCGAGCCATGGAgcag acGCGGTTCGAGGCGCAGAAGTCTCAGATGGAGGCGGAGTTTCGTCTGTCGTTGGAGCAGCAGCTCACTGAGAGACTGACGGCTGTACAGGAAGAGAACGCGGCACACAACACACAACTACGACAACAACACAG gaAGCAGTTGTTGGATCTGAGTGCGCGGCACGAGCGAGAGCAGGCGGCTCAGCTGGATCTCTTCAGAACACAGTTACAGGAGAGAGACGACAAACTGCAGCATCTCACACACTCTTACCAACACAA acTGACAGAGATGCAGGAGGAGCTGCTTTCCATGGCAGCATCTAAAAGGAAGCTGGAGACGCAGAGGGAGGAGCTTGTGTCCCGCCTGCAGGGAATGATGCGCTCCCATTGGGCAGAGGCGTTAAGGCTGTTGACCAATCAGGAGCAG atggaGAGTGTTTTGTCGCCCGTCCATCGGTGGGAAACGGCCAAATCGTCCTCTTCTCCTCCTAAGAGTGACACACGCATGTCAG CTCCGCAGGCCGTGGTTCTGCATCTGTCCCGAGAGAAGGAGCGAGGGATGAGAGCCGAGGAGCCGGAGACGAGATCTCACAGAGAGACGAGCTCAAACACTGAGTTCAGCACTTCATTCTGTCCTCTGGAGCCGCAGCTGGATCACACGGATCTGACTg cGCTCAGTGACTGCAGTGGATTGTGGGTCAGGCCTGTGTTCGCAGGGGATGAAACAATGAAAGACAGGAAGGAGGAGACGAGAGAAACGCAAACCAACCTGAACCTGAAGCAGATTCTGAATCACAGTCAATGTGAACCGAAGCAGAAGCTGAGCCACACCCCCACAGACACATGGACCAATCACAGCTCCGCTGCAGAGAGTGGGCTGGACAAGGGTGGAGCTTCTGGACGGTTGTACTGTACTGATGCAGAGAAGGCTCCGCCCACCAGAGATGAAGCTCCGCCCGGTAGGACTAGAGTTTCCTCTCTTAATGAAGACAGACAGAGTGAGCTGCAGTATTACGTGTCAAAg CTGCTGGAACGTTCCCCCGGTGACCCCGTGGACGAGCCAATCAGAGAGCAGCGGTGCGCCGAATCAGCTGACAAGCTGCGTCACATGAGCGAGCTGAGATCAAACCTGGAGCAGAAACCGGATCAGCACGACAAACAAGAG gcGCGCGTCTCGTCTCGTGTCGTTCAGAGCAGAAGATCCGCCGGCCGCAGAGGAGGATCTCACAGAGTCTGGAGATGA
- the cntrob gene encoding centrobin isoform X3: protein MTCFRFWRDLKRGKQRETHEREMSVSRAAAADDDDAPPLHHSSLPALTRSWPSSPLSALSSSRQVTARLYSSLQHSREQEVKGHAARLEDCSLDSASTRDVIGSGEEGVESEVDELSGEMDLHLQNSLSKSTQLSSGRRHIEEMESVRTHLQSILRPTQTAADRHDFLTPASQHFLDDSHESDATSHLLSAVCLGGVEELFPRYSRLHVDSSGAASELQVLRESLQRERERRKVCEQQVASLHSKVLQFQQQLTLAVAADRKKDIMIEQLDKTLVKVVEGWKRHDQEQNEEMKRLQEEKEMAERTHNKHRQALSRVEQNLSQAEETLNEEQKHNQELQKTNKQLEQQVSDLRVRVEDLQQEEQKLRRDGDRGREQLHKLQTESHNTRTQLQQHIQELQQQLQELQQQLHTHTDQVKQEVAAREEAESRTQQLQEELETCRRERDAQRVERAMEQTRFEAQKSQMEAEFRLSLEQQLTERLTAVQEENAAHNTQLRQQHRKQLLDLSARHEREQAAQLDLFRTQLQERDDKLQHLTHSYQHKLTEMQEELLSMAASKRKLETQREELVSRLQGMMRSHWAEALRLLTNQEQMESVLSPVHRWETAKSSSSPPKSDTRMSAAPQAVVLHLSREKERGMRAEEPETRSHRETSSNTEFSTSFCPLEPQLDHTDLTALSDCSGLWVRPVFAGDETMKDRKEETRETQTNLNLKQILNHSQCEPKQKLSHTPTDTWTNHSSAAESGLDKGGASGRLYCTDAEKAPPTRDEAPPGRTRVSSLNEDRQSELQYYVSKLLERSPGDPVDEPIREQRCAESADKLRHMSELRSNLEQKPDQHDKQEARVSSRVVQSRRSAGRRGGSHRVWR, encoded by the exons GCTGGAGGACTGCAGTCTGGACTCCGCCTCCACCCGGGATGTGATTGGCTCAGGAGAGGAGGGGGTGGAGTCAGAGGTGGATGAACTGTCTGGAGAGATGGACCTTCATCTGCAGAACAGCCTGAGCAAATCAACACAGCTGTCG aGCGGCAGGAGGCACATAGAGGAGATGGAGAGTGTGAGGACACACTTACAGTCCATACTGAGACCAACACAGACCGCTGCGGACAGACACG ATTTTCTGACCCCTGCATCGCAGCACTTCCTGGATGATTCACACGAGAGTGACGCCACGTCACACCTGCTCAG tgctGTCTGTCTGGGCGGTGTGGAGGAGCTGTTCCCGCGGTATTCCCGTCTTCACGTGGACTCGAGCGGCGCGGCTTCAGAGCTGCAGGTGTTGAGGGAGAGTCTgcagagagagcgagagcgcCGCAAG gtgtgtGAGCAGCAGGTGGCGTCTCTCCACAGTAAAGTTCTTCAGTTTCAGCAGCAGTTAACGCTCGCTGTGGCCGCCGACCGCAAGAAAGACATCATGATTGAACAACTCGacaag ACGCTGGTGAAGGTGGTCGAGGGCTGGAAGAGACACGATCAGGAGCAAAACGAGGAGATGAAACGCCTGCAGGAGGAGAAggagatggcagagagaacacacaacaaacacagacag gcTCTGTCTCGTGTCGAGCAGAATCTCTCTCAGGCAGAAGAAACTCTAAACGAGGAGCAGAAACACAACCAGGAGCTGCAGAAGACCAACAAACAACTG GAGCAGCAGGTGTCTGATCTGCGGGTGCGTGTGGAGGATCTCCAGCAGGAGGAGCAGAAGCTGCGCAGAGATGGAGACAGAGGCAGAGAGCAGCTCCACAAACTCCAGACGGAGTCACACAACACCCGCACACAACTACAGCAACACATACAGGAACTACAGCAACAACTGCAGGAACTACAGCAgcagctgcacacacacacg GATCAGGTGAAACAGGAAGTGGCTGCACGTGAGGAGGCTGAGAGCAGGACGCAGCAGCTACAGGAAGAGCTGGAGACGtgtaggagagagagagacgcacAGAGAGTGGAGCGAGCCATGGAgcag acGCGGTTCGAGGCGCAGAAGTCTCAGATGGAGGCGGAGTTTCGTCTGTCGTTGGAGCAGCAGCTCACTGAGAGACTGACGGCTGTACAGGAAGAGAACGCGGCACACAACACACAACTACGACAACAACACAG gaAGCAGTTGTTGGATCTGAGTGCGCGGCACGAGCGAGAGCAGGCGGCTCAGCTGGATCTCTTCAGAACACAGTTACAGGAGAGAGACGACAAACTGCAGCATCTCACACACTCTTACCAACACAA acTGACAGAGATGCAGGAGGAGCTGCTTTCCATGGCAGCATCTAAAAGGAAGCTGGAGACGCAGAGGGAGGAGCTTGTGTCCCGCCTGCAGGGAATGATGCGCTCCCATTGGGCAGAGGCGTTAAGGCTGTTGACCAATCAGGAGCAG atggaGAGTGTTTTGTCGCCCGTCCATCGGTGGGAAACGGCCAAATCGTCCTCTTCTCCTCCTAAGAGTGACACACGCATGTCAG CAGCTCCGCAGGCCGTGGTTCTGCATCTGTCCCGAGAGAAGGAGCGAGGGATGAGAGCCGAGGAGCCGGAGACGAGATCTCACAGAGAGACGAGCTCAAACACTGAGTTCAGCACTTCATTCTGTCCTCTGGAGCCGCAGCTGGATCACACGGATCTGACTg cGCTCAGTGACTGCAGTGGATTGTGGGTCAGGCCTGTGTTCGCAGGGGATGAAACAATGAAAGACAGGAAGGAGGAGACGAGAGAAACGCAAACCAACCTGAACCTGAAGCAGATTCTGAATCACAGTCAATGTGAACCGAAGCAGAAGCTGAGCCACACCCCCACAGACACATGGACCAATCACAGCTCCGCTGCAGAGAGTGGGCTGGACAAGGGTGGAGCTTCTGGACGGTTGTACTGTACTGATGCAGAGAAGGCTCCGCCCACCAGAGATGAAGCTCCGCCCGGTAGGACTAGAGTTTCCTCTCTTAATGAAGACAGACAGAGTGAGCTGCAGTATTACGTGTCAAAg CTGCTGGAACGTTCCCCCGGTGACCCCGTGGACGAGCCAATCAGAGAGCAGCGGTGCGCCGAATCAGCTGACAAGCTGCGTCACATGAGCGAGCTGAGATCAAACCTGGAGCAGAAACCGGATCAGCACGACAAACAAGAG gcGCGCGTCTCGTCTCGTGTCGTTCAGAGCAGAAGATCCGCCGGCCGCAGAGGAGGATCTCACAGAGTCTGGAGATGA
- the si:ch1073-228j22.2 gene encoding SPRY domain-containing SOCS box protein 2 gives MGLTLCCWLRDGHLKKHQRSSSTFCPFSVTPPIRLAVLLDTPPVAPGNPRSQWSPTHLSPNMQVCPSGGRVRRACVEQSSDAVCGAVGVVAGLHIWEVLWEEQQRGSHALLGVSTHKCPLQASGYTVLIGGDSCSWGWELSTNQLWHDGQRKRRYPGGGATDVLSVPDRILVVLDADAGTLGYVVDNCYLGVAFQDLPKGAELFPAVSCVWGGAEICIRYLCGMTRDAPALQALSRLSARRALGSDRSRTLALPPALQRLLLDTAEEVQQDL, from the exons ATGGGTCTCACACTGTGCTGCTGGCTGCGGGACGGCCATCTTAAAAAACACCAGAGATCCTCATCAACTTTCTGTCCGTTTTCTGTGACCCCGCCCATTCGGCTCGCTGTGCTTTTAGACACGCCCCCCGTCGCCCCTGGAAACCCCCGATCACAGTGGAGCCCGACGCACCTGTCGCCCAACATGCAGGTGTGTCCGTCGGGTGGGCGTGTGCGTCGCGCCTGCGTGGAGCAGAGCAGTGATGCGGTCTGTGGCGCGGTCGGCGTGGTGGCGGGGCTTCACATATGGGAGGTGCTGTGGGAGGAGCAACAGAGAGGAAGCCACGCCCTACTGGGGGTGTCCACACACAAATGCCCCCTGCAGGCCTCGGGGTACACGGTGTTGATAGGCGGAGACTCGTGTTCCTGGGGCTGGGAGCTCTCGACCAATCAGCTTTGGCATGACGGGCAGAGAAAGAGGCGGTACCCCGGGGGCGGAGCCACGGACGTCTTGAGCGTTCCGGATCGCATATTAGTGGTGTTGGACGCAGACGCGGGGACGCTGGGATACGTGGTGGACAACTGCTATTTGGGCGTGGCCTTCCAGGACCTCCCCAAAGGAGCGGAGCTTTTCCCTGCCGTGAGCTGCGTGTGGGGAGGAGCTGAAATTTGCATACGCTACCTGTGTGGCATGACAC GTGACGCTCCTGCTCTACAGGCTCTGAGTCGTTTATCCGCGCGTCGGGCCCTCGGATCGGACCGGAGCCGGACTCTGGCGCTCCCACCGGCTCTACAGCGCCTCCTACTGGACACTGCAGAGGAAGTGCAGCAAGACCTTTGA
- the actl6b gene encoding actin-like protein 6B isoform X2, whose amino-acid sequence MGAEQEVNIGRSYYIDTTALHVPRAGVELISPLKNGMIEDWNAFQAIIDHIYSKHIKSEPSLHPVLMSEAPWNSRAKREKLTELIFEHYNIPAFFLCKTAVLTAFANGRATGLVLDSGATHTTAIPVHDGYVLQQGIVKSPLAGDFITMQCRELFQEMNIDTVPPYMIASKEPVREGAPPLWTKKDKLPPVTKSWHTYMCNEVIQDFQASVLQVSDSPYDEQVAAQMPTLHYEMPSGYSTDYGAERLRIPEGLFDPSNVKGLSGNTMLGVGHVVTTSIGMCDIDIRPGLYGSVIVTGGNTLLQGFTERLNRELSQKAPPSMRLKLMACNSSIERRFSSWIGGSILASLGTFQQMWISKQEYDEGGKQSVERKCP is encoded by the exons ATGGGGGCGGAGCAAGAGGTCAACATTGGGCGGAGTTACTACATCGACACCACAGCCCTGCATGTGCCGCGGGCCGGAGTAGAGCTCATCTCTCCGCTCAAGAACGGCATGA TTGAGGACTGGAACGCTTTTCAAGCCATAATCGACCACATCTACAGCAAACACATCAAATCTGAGCCCAGTTTACACCCGGTTCTGATGTCCGAAGCTCCC TGGAACTCACGGGCGAAGAGAGAAAAACTCACTGAACTCATATTCGAGCATTACAACATTCCCGCCTTCTTCCTGTGCAAGACCGCCGTGCTCACCGC CTTCGCTAACGGTCGAGCCACCGGCCTCGTGCTGGACAGCGGAGCGACGCACACCACCGCCATCCCAGTGCATGATGGGTACGTCCTGCAGCAAG GGATCGTGAAGTCTCCTCTGGCCGGTGACTTCATTACCATGCAGTGCCGTGAGCTGTTTCAGGAGATGAACATCGACACGGTTCCTCCGTACATGATCGCATCAAAG GAGCCCGTGAGGGAAGGAGCTCCGCCGCTCTGGACCAAGAAAGACAAACTCCCTCCGGTCACCAAGTCCTGGCACACGTACATGTGTAAC GAGGTGATTCAGGATTTCCAGGCGTCTGTGCTGCAGGTGTCGGACTCTCCGTATGATGAGCA GGTGGCCGCACAGATGCCGACGCTGCACTACGAGATGCCGAGCGGCTACAGCACAGATTACGGAGCCGAGAGGTTACGGATCCCAGAGGGCCTGTTTGATCCCTCCAACGTGAAG GGTCTGTCTGGAAACACCATGTTGGGCGTCGGACACGTCGTCACCACCAGCATCGGCATGTGCGACATCGACATCAGGCCG ggtcTGTACGGCAGCGTGATCGTGACGGGGGGAAACACGCTCCTGCAGGGCTTCACCGAGAGACTCAACAGAGAACTGTCTCAGAAAGCGCCGCCG AGCATGAGACTGAAGCTCATGGCCTGTAACAGCTCCATCGAGAGGAGGTTCAGCTCCTGGATCGGAGGATCGATTCTGGCGTCGCTG GGAACCTTCCAGCAGATGTGGATCTCAAAGCAGGAGTATGATGAGGGAGGAAAACAGAGCGTGGAGAGAAAATgcccctga
- the actl6b gene encoding actin-like protein 6B isoform X1, whose product MSGGVYGGDEVGALVFDIGSFSTRAGYAGEDCPKADFPTTIGVHTEEEGQADMGAEQEVNIGRSYYIDTTALHVPRAGVELISPLKNGMIEDWNAFQAIIDHIYSKHIKSEPSLHPVLMSEAPWNSRAKREKLTELIFEHYNIPAFFLCKTAVLTAFANGRATGLVLDSGATHTTAIPVHDGYVLQQGIVKSPLAGDFITMQCRELFQEMNIDTVPPYMIASKEPVREGAPPLWTKKDKLPPVTKSWHTYMCNEVIQDFQASVLQVSDSPYDEQVAAQMPTLHYEMPSGYSTDYGAERLRIPEGLFDPSNVKGLSGNTMLGVGHVVTTSIGMCDIDIRPGLYGSVIVTGGNTLLQGFTERLNRELSQKAPPSMRLKLMACNSSIERRFSSWIGGSILASLGTFQQMWISKQEYDEGGKQSVERKCP is encoded by the exons ATGAGCGGCGGCGTGTACGGCGGAG ATGAAGTGGGAGCTTTAGTGTTTGACATCGGCTCTTTCTCCACTAGAGCAGGATACGCTGGAGAGGACTGTCCCAAG GCAGATTTCCCCACCACTATAGGAGTGCACACTGAGGAGGAGGGGCAAGCTGACATGGGGGCGGAGCAAGAGGTCAACATTGGGCGGAGTTACTACATCGACACCACAGCCCTGCATGTGCCGCGGGCCGGAGTAGAGCTCATCTCTCCGCTCAAGAACGGCATGA TTGAGGACTGGAACGCTTTTCAAGCCATAATCGACCACATCTACAGCAAACACATCAAATCTGAGCCCAGTTTACACCCGGTTCTGATGTCCGAAGCTCCC TGGAACTCACGGGCGAAGAGAGAAAAACTCACTGAACTCATATTCGAGCATTACAACATTCCCGCCTTCTTCCTGTGCAAGACCGCCGTGCTCACCGC CTTCGCTAACGGTCGAGCCACCGGCCTCGTGCTGGACAGCGGAGCGACGCACACCACCGCCATCCCAGTGCATGATGGGTACGTCCTGCAGCAAG GGATCGTGAAGTCTCCTCTGGCCGGTGACTTCATTACCATGCAGTGCCGTGAGCTGTTTCAGGAGATGAACATCGACACGGTTCCTCCGTACATGATCGCATCAAAG GAGCCCGTGAGGGAAGGAGCTCCGCCGCTCTGGACCAAGAAAGACAAACTCCCTCCGGTCACCAAGTCCTGGCACACGTACATGTGTAAC GAGGTGATTCAGGATTTCCAGGCGTCTGTGCTGCAGGTGTCGGACTCTCCGTATGATGAGCA GGTGGCCGCACAGATGCCGACGCTGCACTACGAGATGCCGAGCGGCTACAGCACAGATTACGGAGCCGAGAGGTTACGGATCCCAGAGGGCCTGTTTGATCCCTCCAACGTGAAG GGTCTGTCTGGAAACACCATGTTGGGCGTCGGACACGTCGTCACCACCAGCATCGGCATGTGCGACATCGACATCAGGCCG ggtcTGTACGGCAGCGTGATCGTGACGGGGGGAAACACGCTCCTGCAGGGCTTCACCGAGAGACTCAACAGAGAACTGTCTCAGAAAGCGCCGCCG AGCATGAGACTGAAGCTCATGGCCTGTAACAGCTCCATCGAGAGGAGGTTCAGCTCCTGGATCGGAGGATCGATTCTGGCGTCGCTG GGAACCTTCCAGCAGATGTGGATCTCAAAGCAGGAGTATGATGAGGGAGGAAAACAGAGCGTGGAGAGAAAATgcccctga